The window cttccttccttccttccttccttttctttctttcttaggcccatttatttttattagaaagtcagatttacagagagaaagagagacagagagaaagatcttccatcctctggcacttcccaagtggctgcaacagctgcggtgcaaagtcccaaggcttagggccatcctccactgctttcccagtccacaaactcATATTGGCAGGACACTTTGTCCTAGCGGCTTAGAATGGCTTCAGATACAGACTCTGTTACAGAGGTGCATGGTAACATTTTAATAGCTGCCATTCTATAATGCTTCAAAACTGAGTGTGAATCTCAGGAAACTCTGTGCTCTAtctcccctcttttcttttttagttaaaAGGTCTAACAAGTCTGGGGCTAGGGCTTTGGCTTAGtgagtaaagttgctgcctgaagcaccagcatctcatatagatgCTGAATCCTAGCTGCTACAGCTCCATACTAATACACATTGGGAAAtagccaaggatgacccaagtgcttagtccCCTACACCCGTATGAAAGGTGtcggtcctggcttcagaccagtcaaACTTTGGACATtgtatccatttggagagtgaaccagtgaatggaagatacgtgtgtatgtgtgtatccacCTTAgacaactctgtctttcaaataaataaataaaacttataaaAGTCTGAGCATCCATCCCAGACAACACAGGGAGAAATCACTAGGAGGCAATGTTTCTTCTCTTGTGCCAGGGGTAGTCACAGCCCTCGTTCTGTTCCTGATTCACAATTATAAGATAGGTTAAGTTCTAGTCTCCTCCTAGGCCTCGGGTTATCCAAATGGAGCAGGAAAGGGTTGGACTTGATGAGCTTTCAGGTTTTTGGTGTCCCTGACCTTCTGTCTGGTTCTTTCTACAAAGTTCTGTGGCATCCCtagcctcctctcctcccctcctatTCAAGTATGGCCCAGATAGTCCCTAAAGTGTTTTTAACCCCAGCCTCCTACCTTATTTAATTCAAGCTTCCAAGGCTTTTCATAATACGCTAGCCCCatcctctatttcttcttttcaccCCCACCACTGTTACTACCTGTAATAGGGTAGTTTTTTTATATTCGTAACTGGAAATTCTAATCATTCATTTCTGATGCTGGTGAGCTGACAAAAATTGATTGAGTGTTCCTCTGAGGTGACCAAACTCCCTGCTTTGCCACCACTTCCGTTTATGACCTTGGGAAAAATCTGCTGAATTGTCTAGATCTTATTTTCCCATCTGTAACTTAAGAGTGAGCTAGAAACGTCTCTGACAGCAGCAAATAGTTCCCAACATCTTCCACTTCCATGCACTGAGAAAATCAAGATGGTCTTTAATGTTTTGCTATAGTCCCAGTCCCTTTTCAGTGCTTCTGAAACTGTAACCTCTCCGTCTGATACAACCTCCTACCTCTGAGAAGTAGCCAAGGTTTCCATAAGCATGCCCTACACAGTACAGCCAGTCTTCCATTCTTTAGCTCTTCGAtctgtctcctttcctttttCACCCTGTTTCTACGAAGGAGTTTTTCCCGTCCAATCAAAATGTCTGTGAATGGTAACAGCTTACCATGAGGAGATGCAATGACAAGAGACAACGGCTTTACTGATCACAGTTTTGTCATCAGTGTTTCGCATGATCcctctccctgctgatgcccatGGGCTTCTCCCAGAAAACCACAAAGAAATCGTGCAATGAAAATTTCaaaggatattttatttaaatgttttgtaaacaGAATTCATGCTCACAGCTTCTGCAATAGTGAGGGTTCACTTCAACCTCCCAGCAGAGCCCAGGGGCCTGGTGTACTTCCTCAGACAAACCAGTGGCTTGATTTGAAGTCAGACCCGAGGAGGTCCCATTTCTCCCTCTTGGAAGTCAGTTCCAAGAGAGGTGCACAGTGGGGGGCACCACAAGAAAAGCTGGGAGGGAAGAGCATGCAGGTAgttggaagaagaagaaaaataggagggggaggaggagagaggagagaatttgAGTATGTTCAATAGCAGCGAGGATTGGAGGTAGACCCGTTGTGGGTACTGAAAagtgttcaggaaaaaaaaaaagaattgtaaatgAGTAAAatcaagaaatacatttttaaaatctggaagaGGAAATTGCCTACCTACTCTTGCTAATGATCCCAGTTTCCTCGTTCCTGTCCATGCAATGTGCAACAATAATAACATTTCATGTCTATGAGTGACTATATACTGTTACTGTGGCTGAGATACTGCAGTTAATATTGACTAATGTATTGCGATTAATGATGGCTAATACTATATCTGAAACACTacgaaaataataataataaaaaagatgagGAGGATTGGACAAGAATAAAATGGCATGAAGAGGTCATGGAGTTAGAGTACTTCAGGTTCAGATCTGGCTGATCTGCATCTGGTTGAGGTCTCTGAGAAGCTTCAAAAGCCTCCTTGTGACTCTAAGAAGCAGTACAGAGAGCAATGCTACAATCTGGCTCTGTCTGGGTACTGAAGGTACCAATCGTCATCAATAGCCATAACCAGTTGCTGTCAAATAATCACAGAAAAATTGCTGTCAATGCTCACAGCCAATCACCATTTATACCCATAGGCAACTGATGCTGACAACCTACAGCTACCACCACTCGAAAGTCCCCTATCTAGATTGGGGTCCAGTTGGGGTGAGGGGTTTTATTCAAGGataaggggaaggaagggaagttaGTTGAGAAGGGGATAATAGCACCAATCCAGGAGGAATGACACTTTATTCTTCCTGGTCATTCTAAAATTAAGAGAAAGCCCGAGAGTAGAGGAGGGGGAAGGTGAGGCTTAGACTTGCTCCTAATCCCTTTCCTCCCTAAATAATGAGGAGGAACCTGATCTATAGGCCTTGGTTAACTGATCCTGAGTTACCAAGAATCTGGGGCTATTCCTGAATGGTTCTTTGCCAAGTCCAAAGTCAAAAATCTTTATCTGTAACTAAAAATTGGcaagaggaagaaagcaaggatGAGGTCCACCTCTTTTGATCAGTGTGCCCAatggtttcctctgggtctcagttTCTGGTGAGCTAGGGCTACTGCATAATAGCGCTGGAAGCGGACCAGGAGCACGGGCACCAGCAAGACACCAGTGCACATGCCCACTGTGGCTGTGACTGCAGCAGTCAGCTGACCCAGAGCCGAGAGGGGATAGATGTCACCATAGCCAACGGTGGTGAGTGTTATGACAGTCCACCACAGACATGTAAAGATGTCTCCAAAATGGGGCTCTCCCTGACCTGGAGTGGACATGCCTAAGAGCTCCCCATAGAGGAGAAGTGAGCCAAAAAATAAGATTTCAGCTACCCAAATCAGGAGAAAGGCACACACCTCTTTCCAGGATGAATGCAGAGTGTGAACCAGAACTCTTAGGGCTAGGGACTTTTCCAGGAATCCCAGGAGGCGAACCAACTTGAGGACATAGAGAGAACGAATGGCCCCGAGAGTTAGGCTTAGGCGGGGCTGCTTTTCAGCCTTGTCACCCAACACCAATTCCACTAGCACAGGGAACAAACAGAAAATGTCAGCCAGGTTAAGAGGGCTGCATAGGAAGCGCACCTTATCAGGGCAGGAAATGGCCCGAGCAAAGAGCTCAGTTCCAAACCAAAGGGCACAGAGCAATTCCAGATAGAGCAGGTGGGGCGCACGGTGGAAAACTAGACCATGgtcctgctgttgctgttgagGCGGTGGCAGGTgcttctgcagctgctgctggttgCCCCTAGCACCAACCCCATGTCCCATAGGAGTGAAGTTGGCTGAGAAGTAATCCAGGTGGACCTCTGTCTCTTGGAAGAAGATGACCAGGGCGCATACAGCAAACAGCGTAGAGATCAGGGAAAGGCACTGTGGAAAGAGAGGTGTGTCAGAAGTCTTCCACTATGCCAGCCATCCCAGCAACACACccaccttcctctgcctccctgggtgAGTCCCTCAAACTGCCCCCCAGGGAATGTATAGATTCAAGCACTGTGCCGCATGCTACTAATGAGTTACCTTGGCCCCTAGGGAAGACCGGGGTTGATCGAGAAGCACCCAAAGCCACGGTTTCCACGAATTCCGCAGTCCCTGGCCTTCAATGGGGTTCTGCAGAAGACGCTCGTCCACGTGGGCATTCTCACAGGCCTCCCAGGAGAGGAAATCCTGGGTACGGATCTCCCTGCCACTTAGCTTGAGCCAGCAGCAAGGTGCCAGTGGCGCTTCCGCCAGGCCCCAATAAGCCAACTCCTCCTCTAGGACATCCCGACAGACGTCAGCAGGGCAGTGCAGCTGCCGAGTTCGGTAGTAGCCCAGCACATAACCAAAGAGCTCAGGATTTCGGTCAAAGAAAAACTCCCGGACCGGTGGACCCTGAGCAGCTGGAGTGCCAGGTGGTGGTGGCTCGGTCAGCTTGTAGAGGCGGGTGCCTGGAAAGGCCCGCACGGTGCTGATGTAGGTCTCGTGACGCATGCCCCCCACATTCAGGATCAGTTTATCATCTGAGCCCTCCATGGCAAACCGTGAGCCTGCGTCTCGGCTGGCTCGGATCCGCTGGCAAGAGGAGGGATGACAGGGGTTAGGATGGAGTCGTCctgcctttctcttccttccaagGCTtagccagggcagggaggggactaGGGGCCACAGTAGTGATGTGGCAACCCAGGCCCCCAAGGGAGACTAGCCAAGGCGGGGAGCTGGGGGCGCctcttccttctgggtcttcagGTGTGATCACAGTGACTGGCCAGTCTCTCTCCTGGGCCCAGCAGTTCCAGGAGAAAAACCAGCCTAGCCTGGAAACAGATGTCTTTCAGGGGCTCTTGGGAGATGTCTTTCTGATGGCtcggagaggaaaaaaaaaatgtgccacgaTATACAGCAGGGGTATAGTCACAGACAGGCAACCGCAGACTAAATGGCCAAGGTAGGGATGGAGATGTCTCTTAATCCTGTGACATCACACTGAA is drawn from Ochotona princeps isolate mOchPri1 chromosome X, mOchPri1.hap1, whole genome shotgun sequence and contains these coding sequences:
- the LOC131478551 gene encoding potassium voltage-gated channel subfamily C member 1-like, yielding MQEQPRTPEAATPATRATPPAPPPPAPPPNQLPQVPTLPVFVDHAKQPSKELIKPKAIFGRPVERPTEAVAADAAGGAAAEECPGPGARGTGVKNHRCQRIRASRDAGSRFAMEGSDDKLILNVGGMRHETYISTVRAFPGTRLYKLTEPPPPGTPAAQGPPVREFFFDRNPELFGYVLGYYRTRQLHCPADVCRDVLEEELAYWGLAEAPLAPCCWLKLSGREIRTQDFLSWEACENAHVDERLLQNPIEGQGLRNSWKPWLWVLLDQPRSSLGAKCLSLISTLFAVCALVIFFQETEVHLDYFSANFTPMGHGVGARGNQQQLQKHLPPPQQQQQDHGLVFHRAPHLLYLELLCALWFGTELFARAISCPDKVRFLCSPLNLADIFCLFPVLVELVLGDKAEKQPRLSLTLGAIRSLYVLKLVRLLGFLEKSLALRVLVHTLHSSWKEVCAFLLIWVAEILFFGSLLLYGELLGMSTPGQGEPHFGDIFTCLWWTVITLTTVGYGDIYPLSALGQLTAAVTATVGMCTGVLLVPVLLVRFQRYYAVALAHQKLRPRGNHWAH